A genomic stretch from Hemicordylus capensis ecotype Gifberg chromosome 1, rHemCap1.1.pri, whole genome shotgun sequence includes:
- the CSRNP3 gene encoding cysteine/serine-rich nuclear protein 3 isoform X3 — translation MSTRHNSVRQYTLGEFAMEQERLHREMLREHLREEKLNSLKLKMTKNGTVESEEANTLTLDDISDDDIDLDNTEVDEYFFLQPLPTKKRRALLRASGVKKIDVEEKHELRAIRLSREDCGCDCRVFCDPETCTCSLAGIKCQVDRMSFPCGCTKEGCSNTAGRIEFNPIRVRTHFLHTIMKLELEKSREQQVPVLNGCHGEISAHSSSMGPTPHPLEYSVPDNFEIEAEPRATVMHLQSADDLDCPGEEEEEEEEEEDASSFCSGVTDSSTQSLAPSETDEDEEEEEEDEEEDDEEEKADEFVEGLGAHADMVQSLPSVLCYSDSTAMHENHSKASSYYTNSSALYYQIENHGPGAPNPIRETYSERDTVKNGNLSLVPYNPASEQFVDYARQSEESYGSSLYPSSNPSVIVCCSSSESNSTVACSSLYAEHRPRHSQVDFPSYLKSPSQEGFVSSLNGSAHLPEHPAENSLGLSEKSRLHEECIKSPVMETVPV, via the exons ATGACTAAAAACGGCACAGTGGAATCCGAGGAAGCAAACACTTTGACGCTAGATGACATTTCTGACGATGACATAGATCTAGACAACACAGAAGTTGATGAGTACTTCTTCCTCCAACCTCTGCCCACCAAAAAGCGAAGGGCCCTCCTGCGAGCTTCAGGAGTCAAGAAAATTGATGTGGAAGAAAAACATGAGCTGCGAGCCATCCGCCTTTCGCGGGAGGACTGTGGCTGTGACTGTCGAGTCTTCTGTGACCCGGAAACATGTACTTGCAGCCTTGCAGGCATCAAATGCCAG GTGGATCGTATGTCTTTCCCATGTGGTTGCACTAAAGAAGGGTGTAGCAATACGGCAGGTAGAATTGAATTTAACCCCATCCGTGTTCGGACTCACTTTTTGCACACTATAATGAAGCTTGAATTGGAGAAAAGCAGAGAGCAGCAAGTCCCTGTGCTGAATGGTTGCCATGGTGAGATAAGCGCTCACAGTAGTTCAATgggccccactccccaccccctagAGTATTCAGTTCCAGACAACTTTGAGATCGAAGCCGAACCTCGGGCTACCGTGATGCACTTGCAGTCAGCTGATGACTTGGACTgcccaggggaggaggaagaagaagaggaagaggaggaagatgcAAGTAGTTTTTGTAGTGGAGTTACAGATTCCAGCACACAGAGTTTAGCACCCAGTGAAACAGATGaagatgaggaggaagaagaggaggatgaggaggaggatgacGAAGAAGAAAAAGCTGATGAGTTTGTGGAAGGATTGGGTGCTCATGCTGACATGGTCCAATCGCTTCCTTCTGTCCTTTGCTATTCTGACAGCACTGCCATGCATGAAAACCACTCAAAGGCCTCCTCCTATTACACCAACTCTTCAGCGCTTTATTACCAAATAGAGAACCATGGCCCTGGCGCCCCTAACCCGATTCGTGAGACTTACTCTGAAAGGGACACTGTTAAGAATGGTAATCTTTCTCTGGTGCCTTATAATCCAGCTTCAGAACAGTTTGTTGACTATGCGCGGCAATCAGAGGAAAGTTATGGCAGCTCACTTTACCCATCTTCAAACCCCTCTGTCATAGTTTGCTGCTCCTCCTCAGAAAGCAACAGCACAGTTGCATGTAGTAGTTTATATGCTGAGCATAGGCCAAGACACTCCCAAGTGGACTTTCCCTCCTACTTGAAAAGTCCTTCTCAAGAGGGATTCGTTTCCTCTTTGAACGGTAGCGCTCACCTCCCAGAGCACCCTGCTGAGAATTCCCTCGGCCTTTCAGAAAAGAGCAGACTGCATGAAGAGTGTATTAAGTCACCTGTGATGGAAACGGTACCTGTTTAA